The Episyrphus balteatus chromosome 4, idEpiBalt1.1, whole genome shotgun sequence genome includes a window with the following:
- the LOC129919279 gene encoding uncharacterized protein LOC129919279, with translation MSEEAYPTCETYDPLDIELIEASNKARIRNKMYKEVDKDLLIEKILSKPLIWNKGHKSYSNRRMVDQAWGQISREMDIPEDLCRKKWKYLRDQFAHEMGRIEVARKDGLKGKHIESQWAHFNALMFLKGITKPRTSLANLQRRTTKRKHDYVPNPKRHKAEIDDIIEECVDDREENVDFEETNATNEETPVKCEYIRPIRKSIKKNSNILEKIVNDRRKKENDDMLFFRSILPHVEKIPDNMKLRFRSRVQEIVEEFAYPQNTHSENNTIPPSYSADNNSTTNGNEAVDNIVIENVRTLN, from the exons ATGAGTGAAGAAGCATATCCAACTTGTGAAACTTATGATCCACTTGATATTGAGCTCATAGAAGCATCGAATAAAGCaagaataagaaataaaatgtataaggAAGTGGATAAGGATCTTTTAATTGAAAAGATTTTATCCAAACCATTGATATGGAACAAGGGACATAAATCATATTCGAATAGAAGAATGGTTGACCAAGCTTGGGGACAGATATCAAGGGAAATGGATATTCCAG aAGACTTatgccgaaaaaaatggaaatatttaAGAGATCAATTTGCTCATGAAATGGGTAGAATCGAAGTTGCTCGTAAAGATGGCCTTAAAGGGAAACATATTGAGTCACAATGGGCCCACTTTAATGCGCTAATGTTTTTAAAAGGAATTACTAAACCAAGAACTTCATTAGCCAATTTACAGAGAAggacaacaaaaagaaaacatgaCTACGTACCTAACCCCAAAAGGCACAAAGCTGAAATAGATGATATTATTGAAGAGTGTGTCGATGATAGAGAagaaaatgttgattttgaagAAACAAATGCAACAAATGAAGAAACTCCTGTCAAATGTGAATATATAAGGCCAATAAGAAAGTCAATAA AAAAGAATTCAAATATCTTGGAAAAAATTGTGAATGAccgcagaaaaaaagaaaacgatgATATGCTTTTCTTTCGCAGTATTTTACCGCATGTCGAAAAAATTCCTGACAATATGAAATTGCGATTTAGAAGTCGAGTACAAGAGATTGTTGAAGAGTTCGCATATCCACAAAATACGCATAGCGAAAATAACACCATACCGCCATCTTATTCAGCTGATAACAATAGTACCACAAATGGAAACGAAGCAGTAGATAATATAGTAATAGAGAACGTACGTActttaaattaa
- the LOC129919280 gene encoding uncharacterized protein LOC129919280, whose translation MATNSPAESSLGRQSSQKLWEELCQILNSNGPPVKNIKAWKKTWADYKHRAKTKLAKNKNSLQKTGGIPYKEVQLTPFEEAVAELAKIKAAVLGITDAKSFGGEIAVRNSSTKPPTSKEPMNIEDEVEQLLKNVLSESESDTSDDSVEVENDVPIVPEPKKNTKTTQKASSSGCSDRLELFKNSASSSEEFQQKLIGVLIEIRDLKQDQINILKKQAADNLNLQIQKLNLREQEIQIALRRNELEELKLGSKTNS comes from the exons ATGGCTACAAACTCTCCAGCAGAGAGTTCTTTGGGCAGACAAAGTTCCCAAAAACTTTGGGAGGAGCTTTGCCAAATCTTAAACTCAAATGGTCCACCTGTTAAGAATATTAAAGCCTGGAAAAAg ACATGGGCAGACTATAAGCATCGCGCAAAAACAAAactggcaaaaaataaaaattcgttgCAAAAAACTGGCGGTATTCCATATAAGGAAGTACAACTTACTCCTTTTGAGGAGGCTGTTGCGGAGCTGGCCAAAATTAAAGCCGCAGTACTTGGTATAACTGACGCGAAGTCTTTTGGTGGAGAAATAGCGGTTAGAAATTCATCAACAAAACCGCCAACCTCAAAAGAGCCTATGAATATCGAAGATGAGGTAGAACAGTTGCTGAAGAACGTTCTAAGTGAAAGCGAGTCTGATACTTCAGATGACTCAGTTGAAGTTGAGAATGATGTTCCAATTGTCCcagaaccgaaaaaaaatacgaaaactacTCAGAAGGCATCTTCATCCGGGTGTTCGGACAGGCTGGAATTGTTCAAGAACTCTGCTAGTTCTAGTGaagaatttcaacaaaaattgattGGCGTTTTAATTGAAATCAGGGATCTCAAACAAGATCAAATTAACATCTTGAAGAAACAAGCCGCAGACAATCTTAATCTACAGATACAAAAGTTAAATCTACGTGAGCAAGAGATACAAATTGCATTAAGGAGAAATGAACTCGAGGAGTTGAAATTAGGTTCAAAAACCAATTCGTAG
- the LOC129919281 gene encoding putative nuclease HARBI1: MFFNRKGFHSINAMIINDHKYRIMTVCAQYGGASHDSFVWNSSLAKSRLELKFNQSTRNNSKLLGDSGYPLEPWLLTPYRRSKRQDELNFNRIHAQARSVNERCIGILKSIIQRIF; encoded by the exons ATGTTCTTCAATAGAAAGGGCTTCCACAGTATAAATGCCATGATT ATTAACGATCACAAATACCGAATAATGACAGTTTGTGCTCAGTACGGTGGTGCTTCTCACGATTCTTTTGTGTGGAATAGTTCACTAGCTAAAAGTCGACTTGAGTTGAAATTCAATCAATCAACCAGAAACAATTCCAAGTTACTAG gtgATAGTGGGTATCCATTGGAACCTTGGCTTCTAACACCATATCGCAGATCCAAAAGACAGgatgaattgaattttaatagaattcacGCCCAAGCTCGCAGTGTAAATGAGAGATGTATAGGCATTCTTAAAAGTATTATTCAACggattttttag
- the LOC129919992 gene encoding ornithine decarboxylase 1-like, whose product MVTKELESIHIYNDKLDLKSEIEKLNLSEEDDAVNFCDLTNIIIQYNTWMKYLPNVKPFYAIKCNDEWPVLKLLKNLGTGFDCASKNEIKKVFEVGVHPDRIIYANPMKSKSYIKYAQSENVTNSTVDSEFEIYKMFKYYAESNVILRFRSDAKKVLSILGNKFGCDAFENGAALMMLTKSLNMNMIGVSFHVGSGCLELEAYERAISTGSSLYKFGNLIDHNMKILDIGGGFPGEVGGMFPKIAESINNSLDEYFANLDVEVIAEPGRYFVNTAYTNISKVFSRREVRSEDGELEKIMYYVNDGVFGTFSCTLYEDLPIEAIHFKDEDSELFDCFIWGPTCDGCDKILESVRLPNLEEGDILAFPNMGAYTVPIMSTFNGFDKPKTRFYLRSDYVKYL is encoded by the exons atggttacaaAAGAATTAGAATCTATTCATATTTACAATGataaattggatttaaaatcagaaattgaaaaattaaatttatccgAGGAAGATGATGCAGTTAATTTTTGTGATCTTACAAATATCATAATTCAGTACAATACTTGGATGAAATATCTTCCAAATGTGAAACCTTTTTAtg CTATCAAGTGTAACGATGAATGGCcagttttaaaacttttaaaaaatcttggAACTGGATTTGATTGTGCTTCTAAGAATgagataaaaaaagtttttgaagttgGAGTGCATCCAGATCGTATTATTTATGCTAATCCAATGAAATCGAAATCTTATATAAAATATGCTCAATCAGAAAATGTTACCAATAGCACAGTGGATAgtgaatttgaaatttataaaatgttcaaatactATGCGGAATCAAA CGTTATACTTCGATTTCGATCAGATGCTAAAAAGGTATTAAGTATACTTGGAAATAAATTTGGTTGTGATGCCTTTGAAAATGGAGCAGCTTTAATGATGTTGACTAAAAGCTTAAATATGAAT ATGATTGGAGTTAGTTTCCACGTTGGCTCTGGCTGTCTAGAATTAGAAGCTTACGAAAGAGCCATTTCAACTGGAAgcagtttatataaatttggTAATCTAATTGATCACAATATGAAAATTCTTGATATTGGTGGTGGATTTCCTGGCGAAGTTGGCGGTATGTTTCCAAAG ATAGCTGAATCAATAAACAATTCATTGGATGAATATTTTGCTAATTTAGATGTCGAGGTTATTGCAGAGCCAGGAAGATATTTTGTTAACACAGCCTACACTAATATATCCAAAGTATTTTCTCGGCGTGAAGTAAGATCCGAAGATGGTGAACTTGAAAAGATTATGTACTATGTAAATGATGGAGTTTTTGGAACGTTTAGTTGTACTTTATATGAAGATCTACCCATCGAAGCTATTCATTTTAAG GACGAAGACAGTGAATTATTTGATTGCTTTATTTGGGGCCCTACTTGTGATGGATGCGATAAG ATTCTTGAAAGTGTACGCCTGCCCAACTTAGAAGAAGGAGATATTCTAGCTTTTCCAAATATGGGAGCTTATACAGTTCCTATTATGAGCACATTTAATGGATTTGATAAACCCAAAACACGATTTTATTTAAGAAGTGactatgttaaatatttataa